A genomic region of Colletes latitarsis isolate SP2378_abdomen chromosome 7, iyColLati1, whole genome shotgun sequence contains the following coding sequences:
- the Drk gene encoding growth factor receptor-bound protein 2 drk: MEAIAKHDFTATAEDELSFRRSQILKILNMEDDMNWYRAELDSREGLIPSNYIEMKNHDWYYGRITRADAERLLMNKHEGAFLIRISESSPGDFSLSVKCSDGVQHFKVLRDAQGKFFLWVVKFNSLNELVEYHRTASVSRSQDVKLRDMVPEECLVQALYDFAPQEPGELEFKRGDVITVTDRTDQHWWHGEIGNRRGLFPSTYVTPYHS; this comes from the exons ATGGAGGCGATAGCGAAGCACGATTTCACGGCTACTGCGGAGGATGAGCTTAGTTTTCGAAGGAGCCAGATCCTGAAG ATTCTAAATATGGAAGATGACATGAATTGGTATAGAGCTGAACTAGATTCCAGAGAAGGTCTCATTCCAAGTAATTACATAGAGATGAAAAACCATGA CTGGTATTATGGAAGGATAACCAGAGCAGATGCAGAAAGATTATTAATGAACAAACATGAAGGCGCTTTTCTTATTAGAATTAGTGAAAGTTCTCCTGGTGATTTCTCTTTGTCCGTTAA ATGTTCGGATGGTgttcaacattttaaagtattGAGAGATGCTCAAGGCAAATTTTTTCTCTGGGTGGTTAAATTTAACAGTCTTAACGAATTAGTAGAATACCATCGCACGGCATCCGTTTCCCGCTCGCAAGATGTTAAATTAAGGGACATGGTTCCAGAAGAA TGTCTAGTGCAAGCATTATACGATTTTGCGCCACAGGAACCCGGGGAACTCGAATTTAAAAGGGGCGATGTAATTACCGTTACCGATCGTACAGATCAACATTGGTGGCATGGAGAGATTGGCAATAGACGGGGTCTGTTTCCATCTACATATGTTACTCCATATCACTCCTAG
- the Rpb5 gene encoding DNA-directed RNA polymerases I, II, and III subunit Rpb5, whose protein sequence is MDDEAETYKLWRIRKTVMQLCHDRGYLVTQDELDQTLEQFKEQFGDKPSEKRPARSDLIVLVAHNDDPTDQLFVFFPDEPKIGIKTIKTYCQRMQEEKIHRAIIVVQQGMTPSAKQSLVDMAPKYILEQFLESELLINITEHELVPEHIVLTPDEKEELLTRYKLKENQLMRIQVGDPVARYFGLKRGQVVKIIRPSETAGRYISYRLVC, encoded by the exons ATGGATGACGAAGCTGAAACGTATAAATTGTGGCGAATAAGGAAAACAGTGATGCAGTTATGCCATGATCGAGGTTATCTCGTTACGCAGGATGAATTGGATCAGACTTTAGAACAATTTAAAGAACAATTCGGTGACAAACCGAGCGAAAAAAGACCAGCACGCAGTGATCTGATCGTTCTAGTAGCTCACAATGACGATCCGACGGACCAACTCTTTGTATTCTTTCCCGATGAACCTAAAATAGGCATCAAAACTATTAAAACGTATTGTCAACGCATGCAAGAAGAAAAAATTCACAG AGCTATCATTGTTGTGCAACAAGGAATGACACCATCAGCGAAACAGTCACTGGTAGACATGGCACCAAAATATATATTGGAACAATTTTTAGAATCAGAGTTGCTCATTAACATCACAGAACATGAATTGGTACCTGAACATATCGTACTTACACCTGATGAGAAAGAGGAATTACTTACCAGGTATAAGTTAAAAGAGAATCAATTGATGCGTATACAAGTTGGTGACCCAGTGGCACGTTATTTTGGCTTGAAACGCGGACAAGTTGTAAAAATTATCAGGCCCTCTGAAACTGCTGGAAGATATATTTCTTATAGACTTGTATGTTAA